A window of Clostridium sp. 'White wine YQ' contains these coding sequences:
- the queA gene encoding tRNA preQ1(34) S-adenosylmethionine ribosyltransferase-isomerase QueA, producing MKVEDFKFDLPEELIAQHPLEDRTSSRLMVLGKNSNDLNHKHFYDVIEYFEPGDTLVLNNTRVIPARLIGEKEETGGKIELLLLKRVGDDLWECLSKPGKKAKPKARFSFGEGKLIGEIQEVLDNGNRIVKFYYEGLFENVLDELGQMPLPPYIHETLQDKERYQTVYSKEKGSAAAPTAGLHFTQELLDKIKSNGVNIVYLTLHVGLGTFRPVKVENIEEHDMHSEFYMISKETADIINETKKRGNKVIAVGTTSTRTLETIGDENGMVKEASGWTNIFIYPGYKYKVVDALITNFHLPESTLIMLVSALAGQEKVLNAYKEAVKEKYRFFSFGDAMLII from the coding sequence ATGAAAGTAGAAGATTTTAAATTTGATCTACCTGAGGAGTTGATTGCTCAACATCCTCTTGAAGATAGAACAAGTTCAAGACTTATGGTTTTAGGTAAAAATAGTAATGATTTAAATCATAAGCATTTTTATGATGTTATCGAGTATTTTGAGCCAGGTGATACATTGGTTCTAAACAATACAAGAGTTATTCCAGCTAGATTAATAGGTGAAAAAGAAGAGACTGGTGGTAAAATAGAGCTCCTACTACTTAAGAGAGTTGGGGATGATCTGTGGGAATGCTTGTCAAAACCAGGTAAGAAAGCAAAACCAAAAGCTAGATTTTCTTTTGGTGAAGGTAAATTAATTGGAGAGATTCAAGAAGTTTTGGATAATGGTAACAGAATCGTTAAGTTCTATTATGAAGGATTATTCGAAAATGTTTTAGATGAACTTGGGCAGATGCCATTACCACCATATATACATGAAACACTTCAAGATAAAGAAAGATATCAAACAGTTTATTCAAAAGAAAAAGGTTCTGCTGCAGCTCCAACTGCAGGGCTACATTTTACACAAGAGCTTTTAGACAAAATTAAAAGTAATGGTGTAAATATAGTTTATTTAACACTCCATGTTGGGCTCGGAACTTTTAGACCAGTAAAAGTTGAAAATATTGAAGAACACGATATGCATTCGGAATTTTATATGATTTCAAAAGAAACTGCAGATATAATAAATGAAACAAAAAAAAGAGGAAATAAGGTTATTGCAGTTGGAACAACATCTACAAGAACTCTAGAGACTATCGGGGATGAAAATGGCATGGTAAAGGAAGCTTCAGGCTGGACTAATATATTTATATATCCAGGATATAAGTATAAAGTTGTTGATGCATTAATTACTAATTTCCACTTGCCAGAATCAACACTAATTATGTTGGTTTCAGCTCTTGCAGGGCAAGAAAAGGTTCTAAATGCATATAAGGAAGCAGTAAAAGAAAAATA
- the ruvB gene encoding Holliday junction branch migration DNA helicase RuvB, which produces MEDRIITTSKIEEDVQSEYSLRPQRISEYIGQEKVKEKMNIFIKAAKKRRESLDHVLLYGPPGLGKTTLANIIAKEMGGELKITSGPAIERAGDLAAILTSLNEYDVLFIDEIHRLNRSVEEILYPAMEDYALDIVIGKGAAAKSIRLDLPKFTLLGATTRIGMLSAPLRDRFGVLAAMEYYTNEELKEIVIRSADILGCNIDYDAAFEIARRSRGTPRIANRLLKRVRDFSEVKEHNIINLQDAKEALELLEVDGEGFDRVDNKILEAIIDNFNGGPVGIETLSYFVGEELGTIEDVYEPYLLQRGFIIRTPRGRMATDKSYKHLGRKKIDNTMDNQTKFFD; this is translated from the coding sequence ATGGAGGATAGGATTATTACTACATCTAAAATTGAAGAGGATGTTCAATCAGAGTATAGTTTGAGACCCCAGAGGATTAGTGAATATATAGGACAAGAAAAAGTAAAGGAAAAAATGAATATTTTCATAAAGGCTGCTAAAAAAAGAAGGGAGTCTTTAGACCACGTTCTTTTATATGGTCCACCAGGGCTAGGTAAAACAACTCTTGCTAATATAATTGCTAAAGAAATGGGTGGGGAATTAAAGATAACTTCAGGTCCAGCAATTGAAAGAGCAGGTGATTTAGCAGCAATACTAACGTCTTTAAATGAGTATGATGTTTTATTTATTGATGAAATACATAGATTGAATAGAAGCGTTGAAGAGATACTTTATCCTGCAATGGAAGATTATGCTTTGGATATTGTAATAGGTAAGGGGGCAGCAGCAAAGTCAATAAGGCTTGATTTGCCTAAATTTACATTGTTAGGTGCCACAACGAGAATTGGTATGCTTTCAGCTCCATTAAGAGATAGATTTGGAGTTTTAGCGGCAATGGAGTATTATACCAATGAGGAACTAAAGGAGATTGTAATTAGAAGTGCTGATATTCTTGGATGTAATATAGATTATGATGCTGCATTTGAGATAGCTAGACGTTCAAGAGGAACACCTAGAATTGCAAATAGATTACTGAAAAGAGTAAGAGATTTTTCTGAAGTTAAGGAACATAACATAATTAATCTTCAAGATGCAAAGGAAGCTCTAGAACTTTTAGAAGTTGACGGAGAGGGCTTTGATAGAGTGGACAACAAGATTTTAGAAGCTATAATAGATAACTTTAATGGAGGGCCAGTTGGAATTGAAACTCTATCTTATTTTGTTGGGGAAGAATTAGGTACAATTGAGGATGTTTATGAACCATATCTATTACAAAGAGGATTTATAATTAGAACTCCTAGAGGTAGAATGGCAACAGATAAAAGTTATAAACATTTAGGAAGAAAAAAGATTGATAATACAATGGACAATCAAACAAAATTTTTTGACTAG
- the ruvA gene encoding Holliday junction branch migration protein RuvA, which translates to MYEYIKGIYKGFNKEYIIIDNGGIGYKIYTSGTTIAKLPKIEDEVLIYIQQIVREDFIGLYGFITREELEMFNILLTINGVGAKAALSLLSISSVNNLKYAIMTEDEKHIVRAPGIGKKTAQRIILELKDKLKSDELIEKEADISINDDYANNINEALTALVALGYSEKEAKGAISLVNKEQTIENIIKDCLRNLMR; encoded by the coding sequence ATGTATGAATACATAAAAGGAATTTATAAAGGTTTTAATAAAGAATACATAATTATTGATAATGGTGGAATAGGTTATAAGATATATACTTCAGGAACAACAATTGCGAAACTTCCTAAAATTGAGGATGAGGTATTAATATATATTCAACAAATTGTTAGAGAAGATTTTATTGGGTTATATGGCTTTATAACTAGAGAAGAATTAGAAATGTTTAATATTTTACTGACAATAAATGGTGTAGGTGCTAAAGCTGCATTATCACTACTTTCAATCAGCTCGGTTAATAATTTGAAATATGCTATTATGACAGAGGATGAGAAGCATATTGTTAGAGCACCTGGAATTGGGAAGAAAACGGCACAAAGAATTATATTGGAACTTAAGGATAAGTTGAAATCAGACGAGTTAATTGAAAAAGAAGCAGATATATCAATAAATGATGATTATGCTAATAATATTAATGAAGCGCTTACAGCATTAGTTGCTTTAGGGTATAGTGAAAAAGAAGCAAAAGGAGCAATTTCTTTAGTAAATAAGGAACAAACAATTGAAAATATTATTAAAGATTGTTTAAGAAATCTAATGAGATAG
- a CDS encoding patatin-like phospholipase family protein yields MKDHALILEGGGMRGVYTAGVLEYFLEKEIRFPYVIGVSAGASYAFSYISGQKGRNKRIFADYIRDKRYLSLRNYLKEGSLFGMNFIYDVLPNELEIFDYKSFRENEATFYIGVTDVETGEANYYEKNEANDPNLIVRASSSLPIISPIVHYEDRLYLDGALADPLPIEKAIKDGYDKFVVVLTRNAGYRKPSSKVSLFVRQKYRRYPNLLKALEGRSEVYNRQLELIEKLEKEGKAIVIRPSEKLQVERMTKNREKLVSLYKLGYEDCKKIL; encoded by the coding sequence ATGAAAGATCATGCATTAATTTTAGAAGGCGGAGGTATGAGAGGAGTATATACAGCTGGTGTTCTAGAATATTTTTTAGAAAAAGAGATAAGATTTCCATATGTTATTGGAGTATCTGCCGGTGCTAGCTATGCTTTTTCTTATATTTCTGGGCAGAAAGGTAGAAACAAAAGGATTTTTGCAGATTACATCAGGGATAAAAGATATTTAAGTTTAAGAAATTACTTAAAAGAAGGTTCACTTTTTGGAATGAACTTTATATATGATGTACTTCCAAATGAATTAGAAATATTTGATTATAAATCTTTTAGAGAAAACGAAGCTACATTTTATATTGGGGTTACTGACGTTGAAACAGGAGAAGCAAACTATTATGAAAAAAATGAAGCAAATGACCCAAATTTGATTGTAAGAGCTTCTTCGTCACTTCCAATAATTTCACCAATAGTCCATTATGAGGATAGACTATATTTAGATGGTGCATTAGCAGATCCACTTCCAATTGAGAAGGCAATTAAAGATGGTTATGATAAGTTTGTTGTTGTATTAACAAGAAATGCAGGATATAGAAAGCCAAGTTCAAAGGTATCTTTATTTGTTAGGCAAAAATATAGAAGATATCCTAATCTATTAAAAGCTTTAGAGGGTAGAAGTGAAGTATATAACAGGCAATTAGAATTAATAGAGAAACTTGAAAAAGAAGGTAAAGCCATAGTTATAAGGCCAAGTGAAAAACTTCAAGTAGAGAGAATGACAAAGAATAGAGAAAAGCTAGTTAGCTTATATAAGTTAGGCTATGAGGATTGTAAAAAAATTCTATAA
- the sufC gene encoding Fe-S cluster assembly ATPase SufC codes for MKENLITINSLSTKVQDREILKSLNLSINKGEVHVIMGPNGAGKSTLAYTIMGHPKYEVSEGSIVFEGENITELKVNERAKRGIFLSFQSPEAVPGITVENFIRTAKGSIEDKNISPFSFNFKLRNKMNSLKIPESYSERYLNVGFSGGEKKKNEILQMLLLEPKLAILDETDSGLDVDAVKIVSEGVSMFKNENNSILIITHNTKILEHLKPDFVHVLIDGNIVKTGGEELITEINENGFSSFKTLIEK; via the coding sequence ATGAAAGAAAACTTAATAACAATAAATTCTTTAAGTACAAAAGTTCAAGATAGAGAAATTTTAAAGTCTCTTAATCTTTCAATAAATAAAGGAGAAGTCCATGTAATAATGGGACCTAATGGTGCTGGAAAATCAACCTTAGCCTATACCATTATGGGACACCCAAAATATGAAGTGTCCGAGGGATCCATTGTTTTTGAAGGTGAAAATATAACTGAATTAAAGGTTAATGAAAGAGCAAAAAGAGGTATATTTTTATCTTTTCAAAGCCCAGAAGCTGTTCCCGGGATAACTGTTGAAAACTTCATTAGAACTGCAAAAGGTTCAATTGAAGATAAGAATATAAGCCCATTTTCATTTAACTTTAAGCTAAGAAATAAAATGAATTCTCTAAAAATCCCTGAATCATATAGTGAAAGATATTTAAATGTTGGATTCTCTGGTGGAGAGAAGAAGAAAAATGAAATACTTCAAATGCTATTACTTGAACCAAAGCTTGCAATACTTGATGAAACTGATTCTGGCTTAGATGTTGATGCAGTTAAAATTGTTTCTGAAGGTGTTTCAATGTTTAAGAATGAAAATAACTCAATTTTAATAATTACACATAATACTAAGATTTTAGAACACTTAAAGCCTGATTTTGTCCATGTTTTAATAGATGGTAATATTGTTAAAACAGGTGGA